Genomic segment of Candidatus Flexicrinis affinis:
TTCCATCGGGTGCCGGAGGGTAATGACATCGGCGTAACATCCCGCGGCACGCACCGTGTCTGCCAGATTCTCGCCTTTGTACACCGACGAAAACTGCACGCCGTTGCTTGCTACCACGACCGAACCGCCAAGCCGCCGCATGGCCGCCTGAAACGACATGTCCGTACGTGTACTGGCCTCAAAAAACAGGGAGGCCATGATTCGCCCCTCGCAAAGCTGCACCACGCTCTTGTCCCGGGCGAGGACACGGTCGCGCAGGTTGCCGGCAACGCGGATGACGCGTTCGAGATCATGGGCGCCAAACTGCTCTACGGTGATGATGTGCTTGCCTGCGAAATCACCCGCAATCGGCTTCGGCGCGTAGATATGGCGAAACTGCGCGCTCGTTCGCGGATCCGCAACGTCTTCGGTCATTCAGCCTGCTCCTCAGGAGGGCAAATCCGCCGCAAGTACTCCCACGTGTAGATCCCGGTCGAATGGCCGTCGTCCCAAATGGGCTGCAGCGCATAGTTCCCGACCAGTTCGATCGACTTGATCTGATATGACCGCTTCGGCACGAGCTTGAGGATATTGTCCGGGTCGAACTCGCGGCCCATTCGGCTGTGCCCGCCGCGACACTCGACGCACGGGCACGCCTCGCGCAGATGGCTTAGCGGATAGGCGCAGTCGCGCCCGTCGTGCCAACTGATGCGTAGTTCGCCTTGCTGCTTGTCCAACGTGATGCCGGTCGGCCGAAGCATCGTGCTCATTCGTGCCGTGTCCCTTCGTTTCGAGAGATTGTAACTTGCGTGGTGTCCCCGCACACGCGGTCCGTATCGCAGGCAGAATCCGCGGGGGATGTCATCGTTAGTCGCCCATCCACCACGGCACGTCGGTCGAGATCACCGAGTCCAGCAATCGGGTCAAGTCGTCGACCTTCTCCGAGCTGGCCGTTCCCTCGGTACGCCACAAGACGACCCCGGCATTGTCGACCAAGAACACGTATAGATTGTCTTCGTGCGGGATGTCGAGCATCGTGCAGAACTGCTGCTTTCGTACGTAGATGGTGACGACCGTTTCGAGGGAGAGTTGATCTTCTAGCACGAACGAATCGCGGAGGTTCTGATCTTGGCGCTGCTGATCGTGCGCGGGCAGCACTTCTAGCGTGGGTATCTCGTAGAACTTGACGCGCTCGTACTGCTGGCGGATGCGTTTCAAAGGTCGCAGCCACGTCTGCACGGCAAACTGGTGGCTAGGCTCGAATACCACAAGCAGAACGTTGAACTCCCCTTCCAAGGTGAACGGTATGGTCATGTGGCGACCATCCAGGCTGTAACCGCGAACCGTCGGAAAATACACGGGGGCTTGCTCCAGCGCACCAACTGCGCCGGATTATAATCGAAAGGCCGGGGTCGTTTGAACCCCGGCCTTCGCTCACTACCACAACATTGCGACCCTATGCGTTTGGCCCGAGCGCGCTTTGTGCTTCGGCAATCAGCGTGTAAAGCCGCTCCGACAAATCGCCACGGCCCTCGTCGTCAAGCTGCTCGGCAATGCTCGCCATCACGTCGATCAACGTTTCGCCGTACTGCGCCATGCCGTCCATCACCATGACGCGTGCATCTTCGATCGTCGGTGCCTGCAGGAGCTTGTCGACCAGCACGACTTCTTCGGGCATGGACTGCTGGATAAGCGCGACAACGCGCTCGTAGATCGCCTTCAACTTGGCAGACATCTGTACGTCACGCCGGCGCTGCGCCTCCTGCAGGTTGGCGTTGAGCACGGCGATCAAAGTCTCGTCGATGGCATGTGCGTTGCGCGCAATCGCAGCGTCGATGTCCTGCTCCTCGAGCAGGGCCTGCAGCACAGCGACAGCGGCCGACACGCGCATCTGCGCCTGCTGGTCGATCGCCATGATGTACTGCGGGAGACGCTCGTTAAGCAGAGCAAATTTCGGCTTGTCGGCCTCCGCTGCGCTGCCTTCCATCTGATTCAACAGCTCGAAGAACGGCGCATCAAGCGCCGGCCGCGCCAGCCCGACAAGCGCCTGCAGGCGCATCTCGTCGTCGGCGTACGACAGCGCCAACGCTGCGAGATCCTCCCGCTGAGAGTCCGCGCCAAGCGCCTGAAGCTGGTCGGCAACCTCTTGGACGACCGCCTCTTGATCGGCTTGCTGCTGCTGCAGTTCCTTACCATAGGACGACTTCTGCACGACAACAGCCTGCGTCGCCAACACCGCCTGCGCCATGTCCGGTCGCCCACCTTGGGCGAGCCGCTGCGCCAAAGACGTAAACGTCTGGATGAACGTCATATCGATCTCGGCGTCGTGCGCAGCGATCAGCGAATCAAGTTCGGCGTCGCTGGCCTCGACAAATTTCTGAACGCGGGCGGTCCGTTTCTTGGCCTGATCGATCATCTCAGGCGTGATTCCGTCGGCACCCAGCACCATCTCGATCAACCCGTTCATGGTTAGCGCCCGCTTCGGGTTGAACATGTATGACCTGAAGCCTTCTTTCGGCAGCTGCTTCATCAGATCGCCAATGACCCGCTCCTGCTGATCCTTGCTGAAGTTCAACTCCATCGGCACGCAAGTGATCAGGAGTTCCTTCGTTGCATCGTGGTACAACAGCGGCGCAAGCACGACATTCACATTGCCGCAGTGTGGGCACGGGAAACGGTTGATCTGCTGATTGACCAGCAGCCCTTTCGCCTGCGGGTCCTTCTGAACGTCGATATACGAGTGTACACGTGCGTTGAACGGCTGCCCGCAGTTCGAGCAGCGGATTGCGGAGCCTTGTTGCATTGCGGGTTGCCTCCTCAGTCGGGGCTAAAGCGTCATGTTACGCGGAAGGCGGACGAAGAATGTCGACCCTTCCCCGAGTTTGCTCTCCACGTCGATCACCCCATGATGCGCGTCGACGATGGCTTTTGCCAGATACAATCCAAGCCCGGTCCCTTGGGTCGATCGGCGCAGGCTGCCCTCGGCCCGATAGAAGCGTTCGAAGATGCGGGCCTGATCGGTCTGTGATATCCCGATACCCTCGTCGCGAATCACGATCTCGACCCAATCGTCGTCGAACGATCCCTCGATTTCTACCGTCCCGCTGGCTGGCGAGTACTTGATCGCATTGCCGATCAGATTCTCGACCAACTGGCGCAGCCGCATCTCGTCCCCTTGAATGGACGGAAACCCGGGGTCGAAGCGGACTGCGAAATGATGCTGCTCAGTCTGGGTCTTGAACCGTTCGACCACCCTGTTCACCAATTCGGGCAGCCACACGTCACCGATATCGAGAGAGAGCTGCCGTTCGACGTGCAGTTTGCTGGTCGTCAGCAAATCCTGAATCAACAGCCCGAGCCGGTCGGCCTCGTCCTCGATGATCGTCAACGTGTCGCGCACGGTCGCCTCGTCCCACTGCGCGTCTTCGCGCCGGAGCGTCGCCGCATAGCCTTTGATGATGGCGACCGGCGTCTTGAGCTCGTGTGAGATCACCGAGATGAACGTATTCTGGGCCTCTTGCGCCTGCCGGAACGCCGTGATGTCGCGCACGTTAGCGATGACGTTTGCCAGTGCGCCTTCTGCGGTCAGCATCGGCGCATACGTAATGCCAACACTCAGCGACTGCCCGTTCTTGCAGATCAAGTCGCCTTCGACGTACAGCGTATTGTGCGCCGGATCCACCGGGCTGTTGAATGGATATCCGTCGTCGACCACCTCGCGCAGGTCGGCGTGTTCGTCATGCATCCAGCGGATGATCGCGTCGTGCTCGGCGCCGACGGCGTCGCGTTGGCTCCAGCCCGTCATGCGCACCAACGCCTCGTTGAACTGCTGTATCGTCAGGTCGCGGTCAAGGATCATCACGCCATCTGCGCTGTGATCGAGAATGGCTTGAAGCTGTTGGCGTTCCTGCGACACCGCCGCGTACAACTGTGCGTTCTTGACGGCAATCGCCGCCTGATCCGCGAAGCTCTGCAGGATTTGCACATCGTTCGGGCTGATTGGCGTGCTGTACGTACGAAACACGATCAGCAATCCGAGTGGGGCGCCGGCAAAGATCAGCGGAAGCGCGAGAGCCTGTCTCAGTGCGGGGTCGATCGCAACGGCGAGCGCCTTGAGCTCACGATCCAACAGGGACGGGTCGCCGTGCCGGCTGATGCTCTCGACGAGGCTTTCGAGGTGCGCATTTGCTGTCGCGACCTGCTCGTCATCCAGCCCGCTGTACGCGCGAACGACGAAACGCTGTTCGACGTTCAGCGCTACCAAGCCGACCTTCGCCGCCGTCATCACGACAGAGGCTTGCAGCACGCGCCGCAGCACCTCGTCAAGCTCAAGCTGCGCGGTGATCGCGCGCGAAATCTGCAGCAGAAAATCGCGCTGGCGTATCTGGACGTCGGGAAGGGTCAACATAGCGCTATTGTAGCATCGGGTCGACCGGCGGCGTGTCGTCAGCCGAGATTTCTATGACACTTCTTACGGCGACCGCCCCAGCAGCGCGGCGACTTCGCTCAGCCGTGTCTTGCCGCCGTTGGTGAGCACCAGCATACCCGCTCCGATCAAGCCGACATCGGCG
This window contains:
- a CDS encoding DUF971 domain-containing protein — translated: MSTMLRPTGITLDKQQGELRISWHDGRDCAYPLSHLREACPCVECRGGHSRMGREFDPDNILKLVPKRSYQIKSIELVGNYALQPIWDDGHSTGIYTWEYLRRICPPEEQAE
- a CDS encoding PAS domain S-box protein: MLTLPDVQIRQRDFLLQISRAITAQLELDEVLRRVLQASVVMTAAKVGLVALNVEQRFVVRAYSGLDDEQVATANAHLESLVESISRHGDPSLLDRELKALAVAIDPALRQALALPLIFAGAPLGLLIVFRTYSTPISPNDVQILQSFADQAAIAVKNAQLYAAVSQERQQLQAILDHSADGVMILDRDLTIQQFNEALVRMTGWSQRDAVGAEHDAIIRWMHDEHADLREVVDDGYPFNSPVDPAHNTLYVEGDLICKNGQSLSVGITYAPMLTAEGALANVIANVRDITAFRQAQEAQNTFISVISHELKTPVAIIKGYAATLRREDAQWDEATVRDTLTIIEDEADRLGLLIQDLLTTSKLHVERQLSLDIGDVWLPELVNRVVERFKTQTEQHHFAVRFDPGFPSIQGDEMRLRQLVENLIGNAIKYSPASGTVEIEGSFDDDWVEIVIRDEGIGISQTDQARIFERFYRAEGSLRRSTQGTGLGLYLAKAIVDAHHGVIDVESKLGEGSTFFVRLPRNMTL
- a CDS encoding CpXC domain-containing protein; its protein translation is MQQGSAIRCSNCGQPFNARVHSYIDVQKDPQAKGLLVNQQINRFPCPHCGNVNVVLAPLLYHDATKELLITCVPMELNFSKDQQERVIGDLMKQLPKEGFRSYMFNPKRALTMNGLIEMVLGADGITPEMIDQAKKRTARVQKFVEASDAELDSLIAAHDAEIDMTFIQTFTSLAQRLAQGGRPDMAQAVLATQAVVVQKSSYGKELQQQQADQEAVVQEVADQLQALGADSQREDLAALALSYADDEMRLQALVGLARPALDAPFFELLNQMEGSAAEADKPKFALLNERLPQYIMAIDQQAQMRVSAAVAVLQALLEEQDIDAAIARNAHAIDETLIAVLNANLQEAQRRRDVQMSAKLKAIYERVVALIQQSMPEEVVLVDKLLQAPTIEDARVMVMDGMAQYGETLIDVMASIAEQLDDEGRGDLSERLYTLIAEAQSALGPNA